The following are encoded together in the Triticum dicoccoides isolate Atlit2015 ecotype Zavitan chromosome 6B, WEW_v2.0, whole genome shotgun sequence genome:
- the LOC119326516 gene encoding transcription initiation factor TFIID subunit 4b-like yields MSSPPPEAVGDAGAPSSSGTLPQDISDVSKSTVGQLQAADQKASAQSSQQAGQPHMNPSYQLSQPKLETGVSENENFSQQEEHHYQPEQEQPRCENQLQQAETNSFQLAEKGTDYVGQQSLTGSMEDVAQPSGDQQHVNPVVGQQAPHGAQETRKRGYQPSIPFNMLIPILQAHLDRDKDMQLQSVWAKLRRNEVHKDDFLRVIRNIVGDQMLKQAAHKVFAQMQAQAQRNNNQGNANQHSSSSQASTAASGSAKLPDQLVRMPTPPNQGHNSQTSSSAQNFVPLSGTQMQNSMHYFAHDSSIQKPDVKGVHALPNRPPGMSLPIPLQTSNKQLQPTEIQQASQQLYGPTGTPQSYPRPTSGSMPLRPQSQAPETRPPFHPHGRIPAKIGTVPTHPTMQQNASARQMQQNKDIKNNAYNPSANTKQGSEPAGKARQVGPGGPSAKLQGKQAAPKTSTPPAARTKKLGGQKKSLETAGSAPPPTSKRQKTAGAFQEQSIDQLNDVTAVSGVNLREEEEQLLSAPKEESPATEAARRIVQEEEENLFLQRGPLLKKLAEIVLKSNLKNAGADVGRCLSMCVEERLRRFISTLIRVSKQRTDAEKTGHRLVITSDVGRQILQMNQKAKEEWDKKQAETDKNKKQTEDGGSGGAELEKEKEESRPKNAKPNKEEDDKMRTTAANVAARQAVGGSDMFSKWQLMAEQAKQKRAPAPRPSHVSGKGSAERSEASKRSHLAAFGTGGTERQGKGSFANRHSHGPQRTVSVKDVISVLEREPQMTKSRLIYRLYERLPGESTD; encoded by the exons ATGTCCTCCCCGCCGCCGGAAGCCGTGGGGGACGCTGGTGCCCCTTCATCCAGCG GTACTTTGCCACAGGACATAAGTGATGTGTCCAAATCTACAGTTGGTCAGCTGCAAGCAGCAGATCAGAAAGCAAGTGCCCAGTCAAGCCAGCAGGCAGGGCAACCACATATGAATCCATCATATCAGTTGTCTCAACCAAAATTGGAAACTGGAGTTTCAGAAAATGAAAACTTTAGCCAACAGGAGGAACACCATTACCAGCCAGAACAAGAGCAGCCACGTTGTGAGAATCAACTGCAGCAGGCAGAAACAAATAGCTTCCAGTTGGCAGAAAAAGGAACAGACTATGTTGGTCAACAGAGTTTGACAGGCTCCATGGAAGATGTCGCTCAGCCTTCAGGAGATCAGCAGCATGTAAATCCAGTTGTTGGTCAGCAAGCACCGCATGGTGCCCAGGAAACAAGGAAGAGGGGATATCAGCCATCTATACCATTTAATATGTTGATTCCAATCCTACAGGCGCATCTTGACAGAGATAAAGACATGCAGCTTCAATCTGTATGGGCAAAACTTAGG CGTAATGAAGTCCATAAAGACGATTTCTTAAGAGTCATAAGGAATATCGTTGGGGATCAAATGCTCAAGCAGGCGGCCCATAAAGTTTTTGCACAG ATGCAAGCTCAGGCACAACGAAATAATAACCAAGGAAATGCAAATCAACATTCTTCGTCATCTCAAGCATCTACAGCCGCGAGTGGATCGGCAAAATTGCCTGATCAGCTAGTTCGCATGCCCACCCCACCTAACCAGGGTCACAATAGCCAGACATCATCTTCAGCTCAGAACTTTGTGCCACTTTCAGGCACACAAATGCAAAACAGTATGCATTACTTTGCTCATGATAGTTCTATCCAAAAGCCAGATGTAAAGGGGGTGCATGCTTTGCCGAATCGACCACCCGGTATGAGCCTGCCAATTCCACTGCAGACAAGTAACAAACAGCTGCAACCCACGGAAATCCAGCAAGCGTCACAGCAATTATATGGACCTACTGGCACCCCTCAGTCGTACCCTCGGCCAACCAGTGGTTCGATGCCTCTTAGACCACAGAGTCAAGCGCCTGAAACACGACCTCCCTTTCATCCTCATGGAAGGATTCCTGCAAAAATCGGAACTGTTCCTACTCATCCGACAATGCAACAGAATGCATCGGCACGCCAAATGCAACAAAACAAGGATATAAAAAATAATGCTTATAACCCAAGTGCTAATACAAAACAAGGTTCTGAGCCTGCAGGCAAGGCCCGCCAGGTTGGCCCAGGAGGCCCTTCGGCGAAATTGCAAGGAAAGCAG GCGGCCCCTAAAACATCTACACCACCTGCTGCAAGGACTAAGAAATTGGGTGGCCAGAAGAAATCATTGGAAACGGCTGGTTCAGCACCACCACCAACCAG caaaagacaaaagacagctGGAGCCTTCCAGGAACAAAGCATCGATCAACTTAATGATGTCACAGCTGTTAGTGGTGTTAATCTTAGG GAAGAAGAGGAGCAACTGCTCTCTGCCCCCAAGGAAGAGAGCCCAGCCACAGAAGCAGCACGGAGAATCGTACAGGAGGAGGAAGAAAACCTCTTTCTGCAGAGGGGCCCTCTTCTGAAGAAATTGGCAGAAATCG TTCTTAAATCTAACTTGAAGAACGCTGGCGCTGATGTTGGACGTTGTTTATCAATG TGTGTGGAGGAGCGACTGCGAAGATTCATAAGTACTCTCATAAGAGTTTCAAAGCAG AGAACCGATGCAGAAAAGACTGGTCATCGACTAGTTATTACTTCAGATGTCGGCCGTCAAATTTTGCAGATGAACCAGAAAGCTAAAGAAGAATGGGACAAAAAGCAAGCAGAAACTGACAAGAACAAGAAACAGACTGAG GATGGGGGCAGTGGTGGCGCAGAATTGGagaaagaaaaagaggaaagccgtCCAAAGAATGCGAAG CCCAACAAAGAAGAAGACGATAAAATGAGAACAACAGCTGCAAATGTCGCTGCTCGGCAGGCAGTTGGAGGAAGTGATATGTTTTCAAAGTGGCAGCTGATGGCCGAACAAGCTAAGCAGAAGCGGGCACCAGCTCCAAGACCATCCCATGTATCTGGAAAAGGGTCTGCAGAACGCAGTGAGGCTTCAAAGAGGAGCCATCTTGCGGCATTCGGAACTG GAGGCACGGAAAGGCAAGGCAAGGGTTCATTTGCGAATCGCCACTCGCATGGGCCTCAGCGAACTGTTTCCGTGAAGGATGTAATTTCCGTCCTGGAGAGGGAGCCTCAGATGACGAAATCGCGGCTGATCTATCGGCTGTATGAGCGATTGCCTGGAGAGTCCACAGATTAG